The nucleotide window AATCTCGCTAAGCACCTTGCCGGACTCGGGATCGATCATGACGGTCTGCAATCGGAGGGCAGCGATGATACGCGTTTGCCCGTCGATCTCGATCTTGACAGGCGAAGAATACGCAGCTTCTTGGTCAACGGCCGTCCAGCGTGTCTGGCCATCGCTGGTGTTGACGGCGACTAAGCCTGCGTCGTCACTGCCACCAACGGGGACAATCAAGTTTTTTTTGAAAACGATGGGTGAGCTCCCAGCGCCGAAGTAGCCATCGTCGGCTGCATAGTCGGTGCGTAACTGACGTGTCCAGAGAGTCGTTCCGTCGGCAATCGAAACGGCGCTGAGGTCGCCTGCGGCTCCGTAGACAAAGACGTGTTCGCCGCTGACCAGTGGAACGCAGCGCGGACCCAGGTCTGGTTCGACACCACCGCGATAGACGGCCGGGAACTTGGCTTGCCAGAGCCGTTGGCCGTCTTCCGTTGACAAGCAGTCCAGTAGTTCATGTTCATCTTGGCGATGCCACAACAACACTTTGCCGTTGGTAACGGCCACCCCGGCATAACCTGCTCCACACGGCACACGCCAGCGGATCTTGGGTGGGGCGGTCCAGGGCACAATGGTTTCGCCAACCGCTTTGCCATCACGATTAGGCCCAAGGACTTGCGGCCAA belongs to Neorhodopirellula lusitana and includes:
- a CDS encoding PQQ-binding-like beta-propeller repeat protein, which encodes MPPIRNAPLVLLIVVWFATSFPPARRFEGEAFAGDWPQVLGPNRDGKAVGETIVPWTAPPKIRWRVPCGAGYAGVAVTNGKVLLWHRQDEHELLDCLSTEDGQRLWQAKFPAVYRGGVEPDLGPRCVPLVSGEHVFVYGAAGDLSAVSIADGTTLWTRQLRTDYAADDGYFGAGSSPIVFKKNLIVPVGGSDDAGLVAVNTSDGQTRWTAVDQEAAYSSPVKIEIDGQTRIIAALRLQTVMIDPESGKVLSEIDFGKRGPTVIAATPLIEHERMLLTAAYGVGCRMLDMSVKPPKDLWSSSDVISSQYATPVHIGDWLYAITGREDFGTGELLCARWSDGKVTWRQPGFGTAHLIGAGDRVLSQLISGRLELFAADASKFRSLAETELPAGIYRALPALSAGTLYCRRSISSSEGELIAIDLK